Proteins encoded within one genomic window of Vanrija pseudolonga chromosome 3, complete sequence:
- the dnaJ_1 gene encoding Chaperone protein DnaJ — MSGRAAVSTATRAWGCAVGGPRHTPSGGASQLRPFWPPASSSSSSSIPSLLTPATRRFSTTAHRHARKQDHYAVFGLPRNASKAQIKARFYELSKQHHPDAAGGSGSADKFHTLNDAYAVLGDDGARAAYDASSSPASSRGVGSEGSSFHPHSPQSRRSSGPHRAWGGGRAPPPPSWAGRRKVAPDLGWGAGMGGTMPGYSAPHSAHGRWGRKEEKRRQGESRLDEDVAGESVGLRFVIVLLVLIVVWSLGSTVAKADGGEEEEEEEERGDDDETWPRRHAVDTPTT, encoded by the exons ATGTCAGGCCGAGCAGCGGTCTCGACAGCGACACGGGCGTGGGGATGTGCCGTGGGAGGTCCTCGGCACACGCCATCCGGGGGGGCATCGCAACTCCGACCATTCTGGCCcccggcgtcctcctcgtcctcctcctccatcccCTCActcctcacccccgccacccgccGCTTCTCGACCACAGCACACCGGCACGCCCGCAAACAAGACCACTACGCAGTGTTCGGGCTGCCGCGCAACGCATCAAAGGCGCAGATCAAGGCGCGGTTCTACGAG ctATCGAAACAGCACCACCCCGACGCGGCCGGCGGAAGCGGCAGCGCAGACAAGTTTCATACCCTGAACGACGCGTACGCCGTGctcggggacgacggggCCAGGGCGGCGTACGACGCGAGTAGTAGTCCGGCGTCTAGTCGGGGTGTCGGCAGCGAAGGCTCGTCGTTCCACCCGCACTCGCCCCAGTCGCGCCGGAGTAGTGGGCCCCACCGCGCGTGGGGAGGCGGCAGagcgcccccgccgccgagctgggcgggccGGCGTAAAGTCGCGCCTGACCTCGGCTGGGGCGCGGGTATGGGCGGCACGATGCCTGGGTACTCGGCCCCGCACTCGGCCCACGGGCGATGGGGCCGTAAAGAGGAGAAGCGGCGCCAGGGCGAgtcgcgcctcgacgaggacgtcgcggGCGAGAGTGTCGGCCTTAGGTTCGTCATCGTCTTGCTTGTCCTCATTGTCGTTTGGAGCTTGGGGAGTACGGTTGCCAAGGctgatggcggcgaggaggaggaggaggaggaggagagaggcgacgacgacgagacctGGCCAAGACgacacgccgtcgacacgCCTACCACATAG